One window from the genome of Phycisphaerae bacterium encodes:
- a CDS encoding arylsulfatase, with protein sequence MSAKCLYAVIIICAAMASGLRGEAKPGRPNIVIIMADDMGFSDLGCYGSEITTQNVDRLAAGGLRFTQFYNTARCCPTRASLLTGLYPHQAGIGHMVGQGPTPAYQGYLNDRCVTIAEVLKQAGYRTLMAGKWHVGEDRPHWPCDRGFDEYFGLISGASSYFSIDPGRKFARGNEQIDPVKDRFYMTDAFTDEALSFLEKHGRRPQPFFLYLAYTSPHWPLHAWPGDIAKYRGKYRIGWDALRRQRHKRMIEMGIVDPRWPLSPRDPEAPAWTDAADKDDLDLRMAVYAAQIDRMDQNVGRVLNKIGEIGADQNTLVFFLADNGACAEKVDRGRKGAAADSKDSYLSYGLPWANASNTPFRLYKHWVHEGGISTPLIACWPAVIDKRGAITREVGHLIDLMATCLDAAGVEYPATYHDKPIAPLEGKSLIPIFRTGTRQGHEALFWEHEGNRAVREGKWKLVSRHPGEWELYDLEADRTELNNLADKHPDRVKAMVDKYKAWADRCGVLRWDQVTGGKKPGTK encoded by the coding sequence ATGTCTGCCAAATGCTTGTACGCGGTAATCATCATCTGTGCCGCAATGGCATCGGGCCTGCGGGGCGAAGCAAAGCCCGGGCGTCCTAACATCGTCATCATCATGGCCGACGACATGGGCTTTTCTGACCTCGGCTGCTACGGATCGGAGATTACAACCCAAAATGTCGACCGTCTCGCGGCCGGTGGCCTGCGTTTCACCCAGTTCTACAACACCGCAAGGTGCTGCCCGACGCGGGCGTCTCTGCTGACAGGCCTTTACCCGCACCAGGCCGGTATCGGACACATGGTCGGCCAAGGGCCCACCCCCGCGTATCAGGGATACCTCAATGACCGCTGCGTCACTATTGCCGAGGTTCTCAAGCAGGCGGGCTACCGCACGTTGATGGCCGGTAAGTGGCACGTGGGAGAGGACCGACCGCACTGGCCGTGCGATCGCGGATTCGACGAGTACTTCGGCCTGATCAGCGGAGCGTCGAGCTACTTCAGCATTGATCCCGGCCGAAAATTCGCCCGCGGCAACGAGCAAATCGATCCTGTGAAAGATCGCTTCTACATGACCGATGCCTTCACCGATGAGGCGCTTTCGTTCCTGGAGAAGCACGGCCGCCGGCCGCAACCGTTCTTCCTGTACCTCGCGTACACCTCGCCGCATTGGCCGCTCCATGCCTGGCCGGGGGACATCGCCAAGTACCGCGGAAAATACAGAATCGGTTGGGATGCCCTTCGCCGGCAGCGTCACAAGCGCATGATTGAAATGGGCATCGTCGATCCCCGCTGGCCGCTGTCTCCCCGAGATCCCGAGGCCCCCGCATGGACCGACGCCGCCGACAAGGACGATCTTGATCTGCGCATGGCCGTCTACGCGGCCCAGATCGACCGCATGGACCAGAACGTCGGCAGAGTGTTGAACAAGATCGGCGAAATCGGCGCGGATCAAAACACGCTGGTCTTTTTCCTGGCCGACAATGGCGCCTGTGCCGAGAAGGTGGATCGCGGCCGGAAAGGCGCAGCGGCCGACAGCAAGGATTCTTACTTGAGCTACGGTTTACCGTGGGCCAATGCCAGCAACACGCCGTTCCGGCTTTATAAGCATTGGGTGCATGAAGGTGGTATCTCCACGCCGCTCATTGCCTGCTGGCCGGCTGTGATCGATAAGCGCGGAGCGATCACGCGCGAGGTCGGTCATCTCATCGATTTGATGGCCACGTGTCTCGATGCGGCCGGCGTGGAATACCCTGCCACCTATCACGACAAACCGATCGCGCCGCTCGAGGGCAAGAGTCTGATACCCATCTTCCGCACCGGCACCCGCCAGGGGCATGAGGCGCTGTTCTGGGAACACGAAGGCAACCGCGCCGTCCGCGAGGGCAAGTGGAAGCTCGTGTCGCGCCATCCGGGCGAGTGGGAGTTGTACGATCTGGAGGCCGATCGGACCGAGCTGAACAACCTGGCCGACAAGCACCCGGACCGCGTCAAGGCCATGGTCGACAAGTACAAGGCATGGGCCGATCGGTGCGGCGTGCTGCGGTGGGATCAGGTCACCGGCGGTAAGAAGCCGGGAACCAAGTGA
- a CDS encoding beta-galactosidase has translation MSLITILAMLTMSVPLNAAKDTRALASFETADDLKALRTHETAIQPTTRHATDGSTALEATFKPAEWPCVKMVPPAPWDWSGFDGLAADMTNPGPTSIDFGLRADDDLTGGPQHWRQGSGRLEPGESATFVLPLGPDPMTYGMRGLPTPSGMRGLRGDQSKPINLSHVVAFQIFMHKPASPMVLILDNIRLVHWNQPLDGIVDQFGQYANADWPGKLKNVSEFAKRLASERKELKSRRALPDRDRFGGWDRRPKLKASGFFRTEKVRNKWWLVTPEGRLFWSIGMDCVGTEASTITTGRENMFAWLPAQDDPLARHAGRVRNVHMGPVKEGATYNFYTANLERKFGPNYFSLWAELTLERLESWGFNTIANWSDHRLYGNGRVPYVATVHIGGNHGRLSSGSDYWGKMHDPYDPQFAVDAANAIRPIAERVRNDPWCLGYFVDNELSWGGFGDEAGRCGLARGALAESSESHAKKAFLSQLRDKYGAVDKLNEAWGIKLADWAALDQPYRHQGNETNAMTADMRAFVKDLARRYFTIVRDEMRKLDPNHLYMGCRFAWQTDEAVQASTETCDVVSFNIYAVTPEPKRMAAVEPFDKPCIIGEFHFGALDRGMFHTGLVAAADQKTRAQMYRDYVHHALDNPLVVGCHWFQYLDQPLTGRSYDGENYNIGFVTVTDSPYPEMVEAARAVHTEAYARRWGKAAQ, from the coding sequence ATGAGCCTGATAACGATTCTCGCAATGCTCACGATGAGTGTTCCCCTCAACGCAGCAAAGGATACCCGCGCGCTCGCGTCTTTCGAAACAGCCGACGACCTGAAAGCCCTCCGCACCCACGAAACCGCTATTCAGCCCACGACTCGCCATGCCACGGACGGTTCGACCGCCCTGGAAGCGACCTTCAAGCCGGCCGAGTGGCCGTGCGTCAAGATGGTCCCACCGGCACCGTGGGATTGGAGCGGCTTCGACGGCTTGGCGGCGGATATGACCAACCCCGGGCCCACCTCGATCGATTTCGGCCTCCGGGCGGATGATGACCTGACCGGTGGGCCGCAGCACTGGCGGCAGGGCTCGGGCCGCCTGGAACCGGGCGAATCCGCTACGTTTGTCCTCCCGCTGGGTCCGGATCCGATGACATACGGGATGCGGGGCCTGCCGACGCCGTCGGGTATGCGAGGTCTGCGGGGAGATCAGAGCAAGCCCATCAATCTCTCGCACGTCGTGGCCTTCCAGATCTTCATGCACAAACCTGCTTCACCCATGGTGCTGATCCTCGATAACATCCGCCTGGTGCACTGGAACCAACCGCTTGATGGCATCGTCGATCAGTTCGGCCAATACGCAAACGCTGATTGGCCGGGAAAACTCAAGAACGTATCCGAGTTCGCTAAACGCCTGGCCTCGGAACGCAAAGAACTGAAATCCCGCCGAGCATTGCCTGATCGCGATCGTTTCGGCGGCTGGGACAGAAGGCCGAAGCTCAAGGCCTCGGGCTTCTTCCGTACGGAGAAGGTCAGGAACAAATGGTGGCTGGTCACACCCGAAGGGCGCCTCTTCTGGTCGATCGGGATGGACTGCGTCGGTACCGAGGCGTCCACGATCACCACCGGTCGCGAAAACATGTTCGCCTGGTTGCCGGCACAGGATGATCCGTTGGCTCGCCATGCCGGCCGCGTCCGGAATGTGCACATGGGCCCGGTCAAGGAAGGCGCGACTTACAACTTCTACACAGCCAATCTGGAGCGCAAGTTCGGCCCGAACTACTTCTCGCTTTGGGCGGAGCTGACCCTCGAGCGGCTGGAATCCTGGGGTTTTAACACGATCGCCAACTGGTCGGACCACCGGCTTTACGGCAATGGCCGCGTCCCTTACGTCGCCACGGTTCACATCGGCGGCAACCACGGGCGGCTGAGCAGCGGTTCAGACTATTGGGGCAAAATGCACGATCCCTACGACCCGCAGTTTGCCGTGGACGCGGCCAATGCCATCCGGCCGATTGCCGAAAGAGTCAGAAATGATCCCTGGTGCCTCGGCTATTTCGTAGACAACGAGCTGAGTTGGGGCGGTTTCGGTGACGAAGCAGGGCGTTGCGGCTTGGCACGGGGAGCACTGGCCGAGTCTTCTGAGTCGCACGCCAAGAAAGCCTTCCTCTCGCAACTGCGCGACAAGTACGGAGCCGTCGACAAGCTCAACGAGGCCTGGGGGATAAAGCTGGCCGATTGGGCGGCGCTTGATCAGCCATACAGGCACCAGGGCAACGAAACAAACGCCATGACCGCCGATATGCGGGCCTTCGTGAAGGACCTGGCCCGTCGATACTTCACCATCGTGCGCGACGAGATGAGAAAGCTCGACCCCAATCACTTGTACATGGGCTGCAGGTTCGCCTGGCAGACGGATGAAGCAGTGCAGGCTTCCACCGAAACCTGTGACGTGGTTAGTTTCAACATCTACGCCGTCACGCCCGAACCCAAACGAATGGCCGCCGTCGAGCCGTTTGACAAGCCCTGCATCATTGGCGAATTCCACTTCGGGGCCCTGGATCGCGGGATGTTTCACACCGGCCTGGTGGCCGCAGCCGACCAGAAAACCCGGGCCCAGATGTACCGCGACTACGTACACCACGCTCTGGACAACCCCCTGGTCGTCGGTTGCCACTGGTTCCAGTACCTCGATCAGCCGCTTACCGGCCGCAGCTACGACGGCGAGAACTACAATATCGGTTTTGTCACCGTGACCGACTCGCCGTATCCTGAGATGGTCGAAGCCGCCCGCGCCGTACACACCGAGGCGTATGCCCGACGATGGGGCAAAGCGGCACAATGA
- a CDS encoding uroporphyrinogen decarboxylase family protein codes for MSPRQAVQAAFRFEQVEPVPYWLQWDKELDAGLDEYFGSCAWRKRVVPYVVGRHFGHREKPVSVERSHDAFGTVFRIGNILHVEQPVLSEPSLKGYRWPEPNELIDWDEIDAFLAPFPQSFRMCGLAMGLFERSWLMRGFENILVDMMLVPDFVHELLDGILDLHLRVMDRIVARVPLDAYFGGDDWCDQRTVMMGLDLWRQFFKPRLQQMVRHCHELGLAYVLHSCGNVAPLVDDLLEIGLDGLESLQAESMNVYKLKRKVAGRMVLIGGMGVQRLIPFGTPDEIREETCRLIRELGQGGGYVLGPSKPIPAGTPVANAAAFIETAMQYGASRP; via the coding sequence ATGTCCCCTCGCCAGGCCGTGCAAGCCGCGTTTCGCTTCGAGCAGGTTGAACCGGTGCCCTATTGGCTGCAATGGGACAAGGAATTGGATGCGGGGCTCGATGAGTATTTCGGCTCTTGCGCCTGGCGGAAGCGAGTCGTCCCGTACGTCGTCGGGCGCCATTTCGGCCACCGCGAGAAGCCCGTCAGCGTCGAGCGCAGCCATGACGCCTTCGGGACCGTCTTCCGCATCGGTAACATCCTTCACGTCGAGCAACCCGTTCTGTCCGAGCCGAGCCTCAAAGGTTACCGCTGGCCCGAGCCCAACGAGCTGATCGATTGGGACGAAATCGATGCGTTTCTCGCGCCGTTCCCCCAAAGCTTTCGCATGTGCGGCCTGGCCATGGGGCTCTTCGAGCGAAGCTGGCTCATGCGCGGGTTTGAGAACATCCTCGTCGACATGATGCTGGTCCCCGATTTCGTTCATGAGTTGCTGGATGGCATTCTCGATCTGCATCTGCGAGTCATGGACAGGATCGTCGCTCGTGTGCCCCTCGACGCCTACTTTGGAGGCGACGATTGGTGCGATCAGCGCACCGTGATGATGGGCCTGGACCTTTGGCGACAGTTTTTCAAGCCGCGGCTGCAACAGATGGTCCGCCACTGCCACGAACTCGGTCTGGCTTATGTGCTTCATTCCTGCGGCAATGTGGCGCCGCTCGTGGATGATCTGTTGGAAATCGGCCTCGACGGACTTGAATCACTGCAAGCTGAATCGATGAACGTCTACAAGCTCAAGCGTAAGGTCGCCGGCCGGATGGTCCTCATCGGCGGCATGGGCGTACAGCGGCTTATCCCGTTCGGCACTCCCGACGAGATTCGCGAGGAGACCTGCCGCCTGATCCGGGAACTCGGACAGGGCGGCGGCTATGTTCTGGGGCCGTCGAAGCCGATTCCGGCCGGCACGCCGGTCGCCAACGCCGCCGCATTCATTGAAACGGCCATGCAGTACGGTGCATCCCGCCCATAG